One genomic segment of Fusobacterium nucleatum includes these proteins:
- a CDS encoding DUF4241 domain-containing protein produces MQPTKEWLKKWEKVKDKLQPSSNLEDYFTLKEIAGKELDVLDIGPCSIPTGEFLVRDPLVYLIFRTQMPYFQKIPTGEFRTELAVIKASDGDCDRYAAARLKFNDNKIAYYEEAMIGQEELNDIQKGDYFGFSVDAGLASFCDKKLHNLFCDFAEKWVEENPDGNAYDDYFAKFFKESYENNPKYQRDAGDWINWTIPGTDYHLPMFQSGFGDGTYPTYIAYDKDNNPCQLIIEFIDIELAYGKNNK; encoded by the coding sequence ATGCAACCAACAAAAGAATGGTTAAAAAAATGGGAAAAAGTAAAAGATAAATTACAACCTAGTAGTAATCTTGAAGATTATTTTACTTTAAAAGAAATTGCTGGAAAAGAATTAGATGTTCTTGATATTGGTCCTTGTTCTATTCCTACTGGTGAATTTTTAGTTAGAGATCCTCTTGTTTATTTGATATTTAGAACTCAAATGCCTTATTTTCAAAAAATCCCAACAGGAGAATTTAGAACAGAACTTGCTGTTATAAAAGCAAGTGATGGAGATTGTGATAGATATGCAGCAGCCAGATTAAAATTTAATGATAATAAAATTGCTTATTATGAGGAAGCTATGATAGGACAAGAAGAATTAAATGATATCCAAAAAGGAGATTATTTCGGTTTTTCTGTTGATGCAGGTCTTGCATCTTTCTGTGATAAAAAATTACATAATTTATTCTGTGATTTTGCTGAAAAATGGGTAGAAGAAAATCCTGATGGAAATGCTTATGATGATTATTTTGCAAAATTTTTTAAAGAAAGTTATGAAAATAATCCTAAATATCAAAGAGATGCTGGTGATTGGATAAATTGGACTATACCTGGAACTGACTATCATTTACCTATGTTCCAATCTGGTTTTGGAGATGGAACTTATCCTACATATATAGCTTACGATAAAGATAATAATCCTTGTCAACTTATAATTGAATTTATAGATATAGAATTAGCTTATGGGAAAAATAATAAATAA
- a CDS encoding YadA family autotransporter adhesin: MKKSISLKLIVFSFLLVSASITYSATPTIGAGTGADSTKAGIDNEASKEKSSAFGYKNIADGEESSAFGFGNKASGKRSSAFGHSNKVSGERSSAFGYNNEATNLESTVIGNNYKVTGSHSGAIGVGTYDEVNRVYKRINGGGNSYMIGNDNNIADGASDNFILGNAVDIGVGSNGRKIRGSVVLGHGSSVSESDVVSVGTPNGERRIVNVGDAKITATSTDATTGKQLYQVAKATSTDIDVAAWKAKLGVGSGGVDLTAYSKRDASNLTATDISAWRTKLGVGAGVGGGLVNTATGTGSTGLGIDNTVTGDYSTAIGYKNNVSGNKSGAFGDPNVVTGNGSYAFGNDNTINGNNNFVLGNNVTIGAGIQNSVALGNNSTVSSSNEVSVGSATQKRKITNVADGDVSATSTDAVTGRQLYKAIQNSGAAGIENLRNEVNEKIDDVKDEVNHVGSLSAALAGLHPMQYDPKAPTQVMAALGHYRNKQSVAVGLSYYFNDRFMMSAGVAIGGERRVKSMANVGFTVKLGKGSGVEYNETPQYVVQNEVKRLTVENQNLKSQVNNQGKENQELKEEINSLNTKNKEQDEKIKNLEEKLNRLLKNK, encoded by the coding sequence ATGAAAAAATCTATTAGTTTAAAATTGATTGTTTTTAGTTTTCTTTTAGTTTCTGCTAGTATTACTTATTCAGCTACACCAACTATTGGAGCAGGAACTGGTGCTGATAGTACAAAGGCAGGAATTGATAATGAAGCTAGTAAAGAAAAGAGTTCAGCTTTTGGATATAAAAATATAGCAGATGGAGAGGAAAGTTCTGCTTTTGGATTTGGAAATAAAGCCAGTGGAAAAAGGAGTTCAGCTTTTGGACATAGTAATAAAGTTAGTGGAGAAAGAAGTTCAGCTTTTGGATATAATAATGAAGCCACTAATCTTGAGAGTACAGTCATTGGAAATAATTATAAAGTTACTGGAAGCCATTCTGGTGCTATTGGTGTAGGTACATATGATGAAGTTAATAGAGTATATAAACGTATAAATGGGGGTGGTAATTCATATATGATAGGTAATGATAATAACATTGCTGATGGAGCTAGTGATAACTTTATTTTAGGCAATGCTGTTGATATTGGTGTTGGTAGCAATGGTCGTAAAATTCGGGGTTCTGTTGTTTTAGGACATGGTTCTAGTGTTTCTGAATCTGATGTAGTTTCTGTTGGGACTCCTAATGGAGAAAGAAGGATAGTTAATGTAGGTGATGCAAAAATTACTGCTACATCTACTGATGCTACTACTGGTAAACAATTATATCAAGTTGCTAAAGCTACTTCAACAGACATTGATGTTGCTGCTTGGAAAGCTAAATTAGGTGTAGGCTCTGGTGGTGTTGATTTAACTGCTTATAGTAAAAGAGATGCTTCTAATCTAACTGCTACTGATATTTCTGCTTGGAGAACTAAACTTGGTGTTGGTGCTGGTGTAGGTGGTGGACTAGTTAACACTGCGACTGGTACTGGAAGTACAGGACTTGGTATTGATAATACCGTTACTGGTGATTATTCTACTGCTATTGGTTATAAAAATAATGTAAGTGGTAATAAATCTGGTGCTTTTGGAGACCCTAATGTTGTTACTGGTAATGGTTCCTATGCCTTTGGTAATGATAACACTATAAATGGTAATAATAACTTTGTTCTTGGTAATAATGTTACTATTGGTGCAGGTATTCAAAATTCAGTGGCTCTTGGTAATAATTCTACTGTTTCTTCTTCTAATGAAGTTTCAGTTGGTTCAGCTACTCAAAAAAGAAAGATAACTAATGTTGCTGATGGAGATGTTTCTGCCACATCTACTGATGCTGTTACAGGTAGACAATTATATAAAGCTATCCAAAATTCAGGTGCAGCTGGTATAGAAAATTTAAGAAATGAAGTCAATGAAAAAATAGATGATGTTAAAGATGAAGTTAACCATGTAGGTTCTTTAAGTGCTGCTCTTGCTGGATTACATCCTATGCAATATGACCCTAAAGCTCCTACTCAAGTCATGGCTGCATTAGGACATTATAGAAATAAACAATCTGTTGCTGTTGGATTAAGTTATTATTTCAATGATAGATTTATGATGAGTGCTGGAGTAGCTATTGGTGGTGAAAGAAGAGTAAAGAGCATGGCTAATGTTGGGTTCACTGTAAAACTTGGTAAAGGTAGTGGTGTTGAATATAATGAAACTCCTCAATATGTTGTTCAAAATGAAGTTAAAAGATTGACAGTTGAAAACCAAAATTTAAAATCTCAAGTTAATAATCAAGGTAAAGAAAATCAAGAACTAAAAGAAGAAATTAATTCTTTAAATACAAAAAATAAAGAACAAGATGAAAAGATTAAAAATTTAGAAGAAAAATTAAATAGACTATTAAAAAATAAATAG
- a CDS encoding homoserine dehydrogenase, translating into MKIAILGFGIVGSGVYEIARTLKNIEVKKVFEKDLSKIDIATDSYDEIINDKEIELVVECMGGLHPDYEFIMKALQNKKSVVSANKAVIAKYLDEFLNTSRENKVKFRFEASVGGGVPCLAGIQKIRRVENIDKFYGIFNGTSNFILDNMYRFENEFFTTLKTAQELGYAEVDPSADLDGYDVTNKIIISFALAYDGFIKNDFPCFTMRNITKEDILYFKKQGFVAKYIGEATAKGNEYEASVMLNLFSINTLEANVLSNYNIVTVKSHTMGEIKFYGQGAGKLPTANAIIQDILDIQAKISFNLISIEKKYTCSSNLFKYKYIIRSNEELKGNFERIDRDGNNFYHYTKEITQADLLKLVEEKDCLVVKLNEVLV; encoded by the coding sequence ATGAAAATAGCAATTTTAGGTTTTGGAATAGTTGGAAGTGGAGTTTATGAAATAGCAAGAACTTTAAAAAATATTGAAGTAAAAAAAGTTTTTGAAAAAGATTTAAGTAAAATAGATATTGCAACAGATAGTTATGATGAAATTATTAATGATAAAGAAATTGAATTAGTTGTTGAATGTATGGGAGGACTACATCCTGACTATGAATTTATTATGAAAGCTTTACAAAATAAAAAGTCTGTTGTAAGTGCAAATAAAGCTGTTATAGCAAAATATTTAGATGAATTTTTAAACACTTCTAGGGAAAATAAAGTCAAATTTCGTTTTGAAGCAAGTGTTGGTGGAGGTGTCCCTTGTCTTGCAGGTATTCAAAAAATTCGTCGTGTAGAAAATATAGATAAATTTTATGGAATTTTTAATGGAACAAGCAATTTTATTTTAGATAATATGTATAGATTTGAAAATGAATTTTTTACAACTTTAAAAACTGCACAAGAATTAGGATATGCAGAAGTAGACCCAAGTGCAGATTTAGATGGTTATGATGTAACTAATAAGATTATAATAAGTTTTGCTCTGGCATATGATGGTTTTATTAAAAATGATTTTCCTTGTTTTACAATGAGAAATATTACAAAAGAAGATATTCTATACTTTAAGAAACAAGGCTTTGTAGCTAAATATATAGGTGAAGCTACAGCAAAAGGTAATGAATATGAAGCTTCTGTAATGTTAAATTTATTTTCAATAAATACCTTAGAAGCTAATGTTTTAAGTAATTATAATATTGTTACAGTAAAATCTCACACTATGGGAGAAATTAAATTCTATGGACAAGGTGCAGGAAAATTACCTACTGCAAATGCAATTATTCAAGATATTTTAGATATACAGGCAAAAATTTCTTTCAACCTTATTTCAATAGAAAAGAAATACACATGTTCTTCAAATTTATTCAAATATAAATATATAATTCGTTCAAATGAAGAATTAAAAGGAAATTTTGAAAGAATAGATAGAGATGGAAATAACTTCTATCACTATACAAAAGAAATAACACAAGCTGATTTGTTAAAATTAGTTGAAGAAAAAGACTGTCTTGTTGTAAAATTAAACGAGGTGCTAGTATAA
- the gpmA gene encoding 2,3-diphosphoglycerate-dependent phosphoglycerate mutase, with the protein MKLVLIRHGESAWNLENRFTGWKDVDLSPKGMEEAKSAGKILKEMNLVFDVAYTSYLKRAIKTLNIVLEEMDELYIPVYKSWRLNERHYGALQGLNKAETAKKYGDEQVHIWRRSFDVAPPSIDKNSEYYPKSDRRYADLADSDIPLGESLKDTIARVLPYWHSDISKSLQEGKNVIVAAHGNSLRALIKYLLNISNEDILNLNLVTGKPMIFEIDKDLKVLSAPELF; encoded by the coding sequence ATGAAATTAGTTTTAATCCGTCATGGAGAAAGTGCATGGAACTTAGAAAATAGATTTACAGGGTGGAAAGATGTTGATTTAAGTCCAAAAGGAATGGAAGAAGCAAAATCAGCAGGAAAAATTTTAAAAGAAATGAATTTAGTTTTTGATGTAGCTTATACTTCATATTTAAAAAGAGCAATCAAAACTTTAAATATTGTTTTAGAAGAAATGGATGAATTATATATTCCAGTATATAAATCTTGGAGATTAAATGAAAGACACTATGGAGCATTACAAGGATTAAATAAAGCAGAAACTGCAAAAAAATATGGAGATGAACAAGTACATATTTGGCGTCGTAGTTTTGATGTAGCTCCTCCATCAATAGATAAAAATAGTGAATATTATCCAAAGTCAGATAGAAGATATGCAGATTTAGCAGATTCTGATATTCCATTAGGAGAAAGTTTAAAGGATACAATAGCAAGAGTATTACCTTACTGGCATTCTGATATTTCAAAAAGTTTACAAGAAGGAAAAAATGTTATAGTTGCTGCTCATGGAAATAGTTTAAGAGCATTGATAAAATACTTATTAAATATTTCTAATGAGGATATTTTAAATCTAAATTTAGTTACAGGAAAACCTATGATTTTTGAAATAGATAAAGATTTAAAAGTACTATCTGCACCTGAATTATTTTAA
- the pepT gene encoding peptidase T, producing MDSKKYSTLKERFLRYVKFNTRSDDASETIPSTLSQMEFAKMLKKELEELGLSNIFINKACFVNATLPSNIDKKVQTVGFIAHMDTADFNAEGISPQIVENYDGKDIVLNKEQNIVLKVEEFPNLKNYISKTLITTDGTTLLGADDKSGIVEIIEAVKYLKEHPEIKHGDIKIAFGPDEEIGRGADYFDVKEFAADYAYTMDGGPVGELEYESFNAAQAKFKIKGVSVHPGTAKGKMINASLIACEIIEMFPKDEVPEKTEGYEGFYFLDEMKSNCEEGEVVYIIRDHDKAKFLAKKEFVKELVEKVNKKYGKEVVKLELKDEYYNMGEIIKDHMYVVDIAKQAMENLGIKPLIKAIRGGTDGSKISFMGLPTPNIFAGGENFHGKYEFVALESMEKATDVIVEIVKLNAER from the coding sequence ATGGATTCAAAAAAATATTCTACATTGAAAGAAAGATTTTTAAGGTATGTAAAATTTAATACTCGTTCAGATGATGCAAGTGAAACAATTCCATCAACACTATCACAAATGGAATTTGCCAAGATGTTAAAAAAAGAATTAGAAGAATTAGGATTAAGTAATATTTTTATAAATAAGGCATGTTTTGTAAATGCAACTTTGCCAAGTAACATAGATAAAAAAGTTCAAACAGTTGGTTTTATTGCACATATGGATACAGCAGATTTTAATGCAGAAGGAATTAGTCCACAAATTGTAGAAAACTATGATGGAAAAGATATAGTTTTAAATAAAGAACAAAATATAGTTTTAAAAGTTGAAGAATTTCCTAATTTAAAAAACTATATTTCTAAGACATTAATTACAACAGATGGTACAACTTTACTTGGAGCAGATGATAAATCAGGAATAGTTGAAATCATTGAAGCAGTTAAATATTTGAAAGAACACCCTGAAATTAAGCATGGGGATATAAAAATTGCTTTTGGACCAGATGAAGAAATTGGTAGAGGAGCAGACTATTTTGATGTAAAAGAATTTGCAGCGGATTATGCTTACACTATGGATGGTGGACCTGTTGGAGAATTAGAATATGAAAGTTTTAATGCTGCACAAGCTAAGTTTAAAATAAAAGGTGTTAGTGTACACCCAGGAACTGCGAAAGGAAAAATGATAAATGCAAGTTTGATTGCATGTGAAATTATAGAAATGTTTCCAAAAGATGAAGTTCCTGAAAAAACAGAAGGTTATGAAGGTTTTTATTTCCTAGATGAAATGAAATCTAATTGTGAAGAAGGAGAAGTAGTTTATATTATAAGAGACCATGATAAAGCTAAGTTTTTGGCAAAAAAAGAATTTGTGAAAGAATTAGTTGAAAAAGTAAATAAAAAATATGGAAAAGAAGTTGTTAAGCTTGAATTAAAAGATGAATATTACAATATGGGAGAAATTATAAAAGACCATATGTATGTTGTGGATATAGCAAAACAAGCTATGGAAAATTTAGGAATAAAACCACTTATCAAAGCTATTCGTGGTGGAACAGATGGTTCTAAAATTTCATTTATGGGATTGCCTACACCAAATATTTTTGCTGGTGGAGAAAATTTCCATGGAAAATATGAATTTGTTGCTCTTGAAAGTATGGAAAAGGCAACAGATGTTATAGTAGAAATTGTAAAGTTAAACGCAGAAAGGTAA
- a CDS encoding Fic family protein, with the protein MNKILKTLLEEKEIKLKGSLYHLTQVNFSYNSNHIEGSKLTEEQTQYIYETNSFISDKEKIISIDDINETVNHFKCFDYILENINILDENLIKALHKILKNNTSDSQKDWFKVGDYKLRANFIGNTKTTSPSNVSKEIKKLLDEYNSKIKITFDDIVDFHYKFEAIHPFQDGSGRVGRLIMFKECLRNDIVPFIIDGEHKLFYYRGLKNYKEDKVYLIETCLSAQDKYIKLLNELKIKF; encoded by the coding sequence ATGAATAAAATTTTGAAAACTTTATTAGAGGAAAAAGAAATAAAATTAAAAGGAAGTCTTTACCATTTAACACAGGTTAATTTTTCATATAATTCAAATCATATTGAGGGAAGTAAACTTACAGAAGAACAAACACAATATATTTATGAAACTAATTCTTTCATAAGTGATAAAGAAAAAATTATATCTATTGATGATATAAATGAAACTGTTAATCATTTTAAATGTTTTGATTATATATTAGAAAATATAAATATTTTAGATGAAAATTTAATAAAAGCTTTACACAAAATTTTAAAAAATAATACTTCCGACTCTCAAAAAGACTGGTTCAAAGTAGGAGATTATAAGCTAAGAGCAAATTTTATAGGAAATACAAAAACTACAAGTCCAAGTAATGTTTCAAAAGAAATAAAAAAATTACTTGATGAATATAACTCTAAAATTAAAATAACATTTGATGATATTGTAGATTTTCATTATAAATTTGAAGCTATTCACCCTTTTCAAGATGGAAGTGGAAGAGTTGGTAGACTTATTATGTTCAAAGAATGTTTAAGAAATGATATTGTCCCTTTTATTATAGATGGAGAGCATAAATTATTTTATTATAGAGGTTTAAAAAATTATAAGGAAGATAAAGTTTATTTAATTGAAACTTGTCTTTCTGCACAAGATAAATATATAAAGTTATTAAATGAATTAAAAATCAAATTTTAA
- a CDS encoding YgiQ family radical SAM protein — translation MKFLPTTKEEMKNLGWDSIDVLLISGDTYLDTSYNGSVLVGKWLVEHGFKVAIIAQPEVDVPDDITRLGEPNLFFAVSGGCVDSMVANYTATKKRRQQDDFTPGGVNNKRPDRAVLVYSNMIRRFFKGTTKKIVISGIESSLRRITHYDYWTNKLRKPILFDAKADILSYGMGEISMLQLANALKNGEDWKNIKGLCYLSKEMKEEYLSLPSHSECLADKDKFIEAFHTFYLNCDPITAKGLCQKCDDRYLIQNPPSESYSEEIMDKIYSMEFARDVHPYYKKMGAVRALDTIKYSVTTHRGCYGECNFCAIAIHQGRTIMSRSKSSIVEEVKNIAETPKFHGNISDVGGPTANMYGLECKKKLKLGACPDRRCLYPKKCPHLQVNHNNQVELLKKLKKIPNIKKIFIASGIRYDMILDDNKCGQMYLKEIIKDHISGQMKIAPEHTEDKILGLMGKDGKSCLNEFKNQFYKINNELGKKQFLTYYLIAAHPGCKDKDMMDLKRYASQELRVNPEQVQIFTPTPSTYSTLMYYTEKDPFTNQKLFVEKDNGRKQKQKDIVTEKRKNRK, via the coding sequence ATGAAATTTTTACCAACTACAAAAGAGGAAATGAAAAATCTAGGTTGGGATAGTATTGATGTTCTTCTGATTTCAGGAGATACATATTTAGATACTTCATATAATGGAAGTGTATTAGTTGGAAAATGGCTTGTAGAACATGGCTTCAAGGTTGCGATAATAGCTCAACCAGAAGTTGATGTTCCTGATGATATAACTCGTTTGGGAGAACCTAATTTATTTTTTGCTGTATCTGGTGGTTGTGTTGATTCTATGGTAGCAAATTACACTGCAACTAAAAAGAGAAGACAACAGGATGATTTTACACCGGGTGGAGTAAATAATAAAAGACCAGATAGAGCAGTTTTAGTTTATTCAAATATGATTCGTAGATTTTTTAAAGGGACTACGAAGAAAATTGTAATAAGTGGAATTGAGTCAAGTTTAAGAAGAATAACTCACTATGATTATTGGACTAATAAATTGAGAAAACCTATTTTATTTGATGCTAAGGCAGATATTTTATCCTATGGCATGGGAGAAATTTCTATGTTACAACTAGCAAATGCTTTAAAAAATGGGGAAGATTGGAAAAATATTAAAGGACTTTGTTATTTAAGTAAGGAGATGAAAGAAGAATATTTATCTTTGCCATCTCATTCTGAATGTCTTGCAGATAAAGATAAATTTATAGAAGCATTTCATACTTTTTATTTGAATTGTGACCCTATAACAGCAAAAGGACTTTGTCAAAAATGTGATGATAGATATTTAATTCAAAATCCTCCATCAGAAAGTTATTCAGAAGAAATAATGGATAAAATTTATTCTATGGAATTTGCAAGAGATGTACACCCTTACTATAAAAAAATGGGAGCAGTTAGAGCATTGGATACTATAAAATATTCTGTTACAACTCATAGGGGTTGTTATGGAGAATGTAATTTTTGTGCAATAGCTATTCATCAAGGCAGAACTATTATGTCAAGAAGCAAAAGTTCGATAGTAGAAGAAGTTAAAAATATTGCTGAAACACCTAAATTTCATGGAAATATTTCTGATGTAGGTGGGCCAACAGCAAATATGTATGGACTTGAATGTAAGAAGAAATTGAAATTGGGAGCTTGTCCTGATAGAAGATGTTTATATCCTAAAAAATGTCCTCATCTTCAAGTAAATCACAATAATCAAGTAGAACTTTTAAAGAAGTTAAAGAAAATTCCAAATATAAAAAAGATTTTTATAGCCTCAGGAATTAGATATGATATGATTTTAGATGATAATAAATGTGGGCAAATGTATTTGAAAGAAATAATAAAAGACCACATTTCAGGGCAGATGAAAATTGCACCTGAACATACAGAAGATAAAATATTGGGACTTATGGGAAAAGATGGAAAATCCTGTCTGAATGAATTTAAAAATCAATTCTATAAAATAAATAATGAGTTAGGGAAAAAACAATTTTTGACATATTATTTAATTGCTGCCCATCCGGGTTGTAAAGATAAAGATATGATGGATTTAAAAAGATATGCTTCACAGGAATTGAGAGTTAATCCTGAACAAGTACAAATTTTTACACCAACTCCATCAACTTATTCAACATTGATGTACTATACAGAGAAAGACCCTTTTACAAATCAAAAGTTATTTGTTGAAAAAGATAATGGTAGAAAACAAAAACAAAAGGATATAGTTACTGAAAAAAGGAAAAATAGAAAATAG
- a CDS encoding nucleotidyltransferase family protein encodes MFKNVVGLIVEYNPFHNGHLHHIQEIDRLFEDNIKIAVMSGDYVQRGEPSLINKLEKTKIALSQGIDIVIELPAFYSTQSAEIFAKGSVNLLNKLSCSHIVFGSESNDLDKLKRIATISLTKEFEISLREFLAEGFSYPTAFSKALFDEKLGSNDILALEYLRAIRNTDSKIEAYCIKREKTGYYDDEKDNFSSATYIRKILLDSNEKKENKLNKIKNLVPEFSYKILEENFGVFSYLSDFYDLIKYNIIKSYSELKNIQDLEVGLENRLYKYSLENLSFEDFFNEVLTKRITISRLQRILLHSLFNLTENITEKVKNRVSFVKILGFSVRGQEYLNYLKKSENYSERKILTSNRNLKEILNEEEIELFNFNELCSQIYRIKSSYINVGYPIIKKD; translated from the coding sequence ATGTTTAAAAATGTAGTAGGTTTAATAGTTGAATACAACCCCTTTCATAATGGACATCTACATCATATTCAAGAGATAGATAGACTTTTTGAAGATAATATAAAAATTGCTGTTATGAGTGGTGATTATGTTCAGAGAGGAGAGCCATCTCTTATCAATAAACTTGAAAAAACAAAGATAGCTCTATCACAAGGAATTGATATTGTGATAGAGTTACCTGCTTTTTATTCCACTCAAAGTGCAGAAATATTTGCAAAAGGTTCAGTAAATCTTTTAAATAAACTTTCTTGTAGTCATATAGTTTTTGGTTCTGAAAGTAATGATTTAGATAAATTGAAAAGAATAGCAACTATCTCTTTGACAAAAGAGTTTGAAATTTCTTTAAGAGAATTTTTAGCAGAAGGTTTTTCTTATCCTACTGCATTTTCAAAAGCCTTATTTGATGAAAAATTAGGCTCTAATGATATATTGGCTTTGGAATATCTAAGAGCAATAAGGAATACAGATTCTAAAATTGAGGCATATTGTATAAAAAGAGAGAAAACAGGCTATTATGATGATGAAAAAGATAATTTTTCAAGTGCAACTTATATTAGAAAAATTTTGTTAGATTCTAATGAGAAGAAAGAGAATAAATTAAATAAAATTAAAAATTTAGTTCCAGAGTTTTCATATAAGATTTTAGAAGAAAATTTTGGAGTTTTTTCATATCTAAGTGATTTTTATGATTTAATAAAATATAACATAATAAAAAGTTATTCAGAATTAAAAAATATTCAAGATTTAGAGGTAGGTTTAGAAAATAGACTGTATAAATATTCACTTGAAAATTTAAGCTTTGAAGATTTTTTTAATGAAGTTTTAACAAAAAGAATTACTATTTCAAGATTACAAAGAATACTATTACATTCTTTATTTAATTTAACAGAAAATATAACTGAGAAAGTAAAAAACAGAGTTTCTTTTGTTAAGATTTTAGGTTTTTCAGTAAGAGGTCAAGAATACTTGAACTATTTAAAAAAATCAGAAAATTATAGTGAAAGAAAGATTTTAACTTCTAATAGAAATTTAAAAGAGATTTTAAATGAAGAAGAAATTGAATTATTTAATTTTAATGAATTGTGCTCACAAATTTATCGTATAAAATCAAGTTATATAAATGTTGGTTATCCAATAATTAAAAAAGATTAA
- a CDS encoding histidine phosphatase family protein — protein sequence MKKIIIFFLLIIAITGNSEIIKEKKILRKETMELVLVCHEKIQSDFENIDLSPSGIEAVKQLGEKMKKNYSFDIAYTSNLKIANKTLNYILEEMNELEIPINKSETLNMITRKDLEGKNVFGSLKSYWKSDISKNLKEGKNILIVTDEDTIRILIKYLLDMSDRDIQNVYIPIDNTFYFEVDKNLEVIRAEFPIPPKFPERIDEF from the coding sequence ATGAAAAAAATAATAATATTTTTTTTACTAATAATAGCAATTACAGGAAATTCAGAAATAATAAAAGAAAAAAAGATTTTAAGGAAAGAAACAATGGAATTAGTTTTAGTTTGTCATGAAAAAATACAATCTGATTTTGAAAATATTGATTTAAGTCCTAGTGGAATAGAAGCAGTAAAACAACTAGGTGAAAAAATGAAAAAAAATTATTCTTTTGATATAGCCTATACTTCTAATTTAAAAATTGCTAACAAAACTCTCAATTATATATTAGAGGAAATGAATGAATTAGAGATACCTATAAATAAATCAGAAACATTGAATATGATAACTCGTAAAGACTTAGAAGGAAAAAATGTTTTTGGAAGTTTAAAATCTTATTGGAAATCTGATATTTCTAAAAACTTAAAAGAGGGAAAAAATATATTAATAGTAACTGATGAAGATACAATAAGAATCCTTATAAAGTATTTGTTAGATATGTCAGATAGGGATATACAGAATGTTTATATACCCATAGATAACACATTTTATTTTGAAGTAGATAAAAATTTAGAAGTAATCAGGGCTGAATTTCCTATACCACCGAAGTTTCCTGAACGGATTGATGAATTTTAA
- a CDS encoding DUF1904 domain-containing protein — translation MPHLKIRGIEKNLIVENSKEIIDELTKIIGCDRNWFTIEHQNTEYIFDGKIVDGYTFVELYWFARDEKIKKEVADFLTKFIKKINNNKDCCIIFFTLTGDNYCDNGEFF, via the coding sequence ATGCCACATTTAAAAATCAGAGGAATAGAAAAAAATTTAATAGTTGAAAATAGCAAAGAAATTATTGATGAACTGACAAAAATTATTGGCTGTGATAGAAATTGGTTTACCATAGAACATCAAAATACAGAGTATATTTTTGATGGAAAAATAGTTGATGGTTATACTTTTGTTGAGTTATACTGGTTTGCCAGAGATGAAAAAATTAAAAAAGAAGTTGCAGATTTTCTAACAAAATTTATTAAGAAAATTAATAACAATAAAGATTGCTGTATTATATTTTTTACTTTAACAGGAGATAACTATTGTGATAATGGAGAATTTTTCTAG